In Glycine max cultivar Williams 82 chromosome 4, Glycine_max_v4.0, whole genome shotgun sequence, the genomic stretch ttttttttagagacgtgtgtAAATTGCTGAGTGTTGTTAATTTTAACTGTGATTTATCCCTAGTAATTGATGGAGCAGAAgtccattataattattagagtgaaaaaaaaattgagttgtctatgtcatgtcagttttactggtgcgacatttttttttttagagatgcGTGCAAATTGttgagtgttgtcaattttgacTGTGATttatctctggtaattgatggaGTAGAAGTCCATTATAAATatcagaatgaaaaaaaattgagtagtccatgtcatgtcagttttactagtgaaacatttattttttagagacCTGTGCAAATTGtcgagtgttgtcaattttgacTGTGATTTATCCCTGATAATTGATGCAACAGAAGTCCATTAAAAtattagagtaaaaaaaattgatttgtgaaAATTGTAGAGTGTGTcacgaatatttttttttggatttttttgacGTTATTACCATGGAAAAagtgtccaaatcatagttttttttattttgtgcttgtattttgaggtgatatcccatggaactggtgcacaaaataattttttttggattatttgaCTTTCAAAACATAGAAAAAGTGTGTGatgaatatcattaatgtgttcgacataattttaaaaaaatgtagaacatgggcacttaagcataggtgcaagggtccaaatcatagttttttttttttattttgtacttgtattttgaggtgttattccatggaactgttacacgaaataattttttttggattctttggcgttcaaaccatacaaaaaacgagtcacaaatatcattaatgtgttcgatataatttttaaaaaatgttgaacatgagcacttaagcatagttgcaagggtccaaatcatagttttttttattttgtacttgtattttgaggtgttattccatggaactggtgcacagaataatttttttttgggattATTTGGCATTCAAACCATACAAAAAAtgagtcacaaatatcattaatgtatttgacataattttaaaaaaatgcagaacatggacacttaagcatagttgcaagggtccaaatcatagtttttttgatttggtacttgtattttgaggtgttattccatgGAACTAGTGcaggaaataaatttttttggattctttgatgttCAAACCATAGGAAAAACaagtcacaaatatcattaatgtgttcgacataattttaaaaaaatacataacataTGCACTTAACTATAATTgtaagggtccaaatcatatttGATGATGCCATTACAGGGGTACTTAAACATATTTGATCCCATTATCACAACATTTTATACTTCAATGACCAAGACGATGAATAGTCCCACAAGGTGGTGGACGCCGATTACGTAGCGAATTTCTTCTTTCCAGTATGACTGGTTCTCCCACGTcctgatgatgttgttgttctaTGTTAGTATTTTCAATGTTGGTTGTTGCAGCTGAAGAACTTTGACCTTGTTCTCCAAACGAATGTGGTGCATCGAATTGTTGTAAAGTAGCTAAATATGATGTCGCTGAATTTGGTGTATTGAAATCGATGCCAAATAAATCGATCATCCATTCATGGGTGGTTGCGGTGACTGACTCGCCAGTGTGGCCAAAAGTTTGATGAACATGTGAAGGAGTAGAATACATTGACTGGGGAtgtggaatttcaaaatgtgtTTGTTCAACACCTGACCCTGCAACATTTTGGGTAATTGTTGTGCGTGGATCATGTAGTTGTTGTGCAACAGACAAGAACAAAGTAGTGTTTTTCCTATACCATTCCATGTACGCTGGTGTATGTGTCACTATTCCTTCAACCCATTGCCCAGCTAAAACAtcgttgtgtttgtttttccaGATATTAATCCAATCTGCATGGTATTCCATCCAATCAGTGTAATGATCGCCTCACAACAAGCTTAGCAACCATGTCAGCTTCAGTGCAGCTCCTTTACGTGCATTTTCGGGAGGGACTTCCCCTAGTAACTCGTGGCATAACTCATCCCAATGTAAGAAGCTAGGTCCAACCACAACACAACCATCGACTCTAATGCCTAGATGAAGTGCAACATCTTCGAGTGTGATGGTGCACTCTCCCCATGGCAGGTGAAAGGTATGTGTTTCAGGCCTCCATCGTTCAACCAATGTAGTGATCAATACAGGATCAATTTTACACTGTTTGATTAGGGCAATATGTTGGAACCCGGTACACGATAATGGTATAATTTATGGTTCTGGTTCAGGTATTGTATGGTAATAGGAAGTGATTAACTCATTAATCGTAGTACGTGAACGATGAACGTGTTGATGATGCAATAGAGGTTTATCATCCATGAGAATGATGTCAAATGGTAAACTGAatacaaatgatataaaatttgaagttgggTGATGCAAATGTGATATTGACATGCACCTCTCATCTATTTATCATTTAAACTGTGTTCAGTTTTGCAAGCACAAATACACTTAAGGTAACTGTAATGCCTCGAGATTGCAAagcacatttataatttgtctAGTTGTAAGGCCTCAAGATTCCAAAGCATGTTAACATGACTGTGGTACTATGATGCATCGAGATTCTAATTCACGTGAATCAATGAAATTTCGTGCACACTGTTCACCCGCATGTGTACGTTAACCACATTAACTTGGTTCTCAATAATTCGTATGTCCTTAACATTACACTTAAGGTAATTGTAATGCCTCGAGATTCTAAagcacatttataatttgtctcGTTGCAAGGCCTCAAGATTCCAAAGCACGTTAACAACAACTGTGGTACTGTCACGCATTGAGATTTTAATGCACGTGAACCAATGACATTTTCATGCACACTATTCACCTGCATGCGTACGATAACCGCATTAGCTTCGTTCTCAACATTTCGCATCGCCTCAACATTACACTTAATGTAATTGTAatgcctcgagattccaaaccacatttatattttatctcgttgcaaggcctcgagattccaaagcacgtTAACACGACTGTGGTATTATGATGCATCGAGATTCTAGTTCACGTGAACCATGGACCCGTGATTGATTGCATATATAAACCTACCATGTCACCCAATACTTTGCACAGTTGCGTCTAATCAAATTGTGAGAGAAAACAGAGAGGGCTAGCAATGAGGTCAGAGCCTATTTGTGCGTACGTTTATATCAATGGTGAAATCATTCAAAGTTCAAGTGCAAATGCAATTTTCAGAGGTGACAACACAAAGTTGTTACTCTTGAATCCAACAATGACGCTGCCAAATATAATCACTGCAATACAGTCATCAATTACAGATAATGGTGTTACGCCTATAATTAATGCCCTTTGGTATCGTTGTCCTGTATATCAATTAAATGGTGAAGTTCAATATAGGGCAATTCAAATTATTGACGAAGAAGGTGTCTCATGCATGCTTATACATTTCTCAATATGACATGTGTAATATGTATGGAACTTAAAATTAATgttcataatttattatcacCTACTCAAGTTAATGACCTAAGTTGGGCCGACATAGAGCAGAAGCTGAAGAATACCCTGAAATtggaatgaataatttaacatattttgttgttgtattgcgTTGAAGTTTTTCTCCGTCTTTATTATCTAGTTGTAGTTGTTGCATGCTTtgaagttgttattttcaatttacttcAGTAATAATAGTCTACATATGCATGATTTCATATATGCGGAGCAATGTCAGACCTAACTCTTATATGCATTGACACCCCATTAAAGTGTGGTGTTGCACACTGTTCACTCACCTGCATATGTTTATCCCATTAACATGTTTCTAAACAATccatgtgaccttggcatgcgATACGGCGCACTACAGTCAACAATCATGATTAAACGAACAATCTGTCATGTATATTAATGTGTGAGGTTGCTTACTGTTCACTCACATGTGTACACTAATTTACTCACATGCACTTAATGTCCTACCTAACCGTCGTAACTAACTTTGCTGCCTAACCCTCCCACCCAACCTTTCGATCTAACTTTCTTACCTAACCTTCCAATTTAACACTCCCACCTAACCCTCCCACCTAACCCTCGTAACTAACTCTCCCAacctaaccttccaatctaacTCTCCCACCTAACAttccaatctaaccctcgtaaCTAACTCTCCCacctaaccttccaatctaacCCTCGGTAACTAGTTCTGGCAACCTGGCCTTCCAATCTAACTCTCCCACCTAACATTCCAATCTAACTCCTATATATAATATCACCATTTGACAACAACATATCACACACAACAACTTTCTCACAAAACAAAACTCGATTTGTAACTCTCACACCATTTCCACTCATATTCCATAAGCACCACCATGGCTCCACCTAAAGAAATTGCGACCATCATTTACCACAATGGTTACATTGTAGACGATCCATTTCAAGGATCAATGTACACGTGTACGAccccaatatttttttacgccAATCATTCTATTACGTTTACAcaattcatttgaaaaattaacaatCGTCTCCCTACTCGAGCAACTGAACAAGTTGCTCAATTGTTATTTCGTGTtcctatttcatttcatttcgaTCAGACACGTTTTATTTCAACTCAACTATTCGACAATGATGATCTTAGAGGCGCGATGGAAACAATTCTCCAGAATCCACAATTGAATTCTGTTGAATTCTATGCTGTTAATGAGCTTATTCCTCAACCACAATCATCGTCTCCACAACCCTCATGTCCACAACTACAACTACCGCCTCCACAACAGTTACCGTACAACAACATAGACCTCAATAATCCAGTATCTTCATACAACAACCTTGAATCACAAGACCCCTTTGACATTTATACTTCGTACACACAAATATTATCCGagaatgattctttttttcatgGCCAACAAACCTCCTTTGACCAACAAAACCATCCTTCATCCCCGTTTACGCCACCTTCACAACTATCACAAACGCAAACATCAAACCGAGATGAACATCCCATTGCTAACGAAGATCCCATTATACGATTTCATGAtgaaaacatggatgattttactgagGATGAGGATCAACAGTTCTTTGATCACATCAATCACCAAAGCGATGACCAAAGTGATGACCAAACCGATGACGAGGGTGTTGGCAGACCAACGACACCTCCGTCACCTCCGTTGCAATATCAGTAACCTAGGTGTCCAGTAGACTTGAACTTTGATCACCTACCTCACTACATTGATCGACACCATTTTGTTCATCAGCAACACAATGTACAACCACCAGTTGGTATACTCGAGGTTGGCATGACCTTCGATGAAAAAGCACAATGTATTCGGacaatcaaagaatacaacatcaaaaatcattttgattgcaGAACAATTTACTCTGACCAGAGAAGGCTAAACTTCGTCTGCAAGTTACATGAAAATGGTTGTACATGGAGCTTGGACGCATGCAATTCAAAGAGGCATAAAAAATGGATTATCAAGAGTATCAGAGGTCATCACACTTGTCTCGTGCCGATGCTCAGACAAGATCATCGCCAACTCGACAAACACGTTATAGCACAGATCATCCAACCAATTGTCAAAACAAACCCAACCGTCTCCATCAAGACGTTGATTGCAGAGATCAAAACATTCATGAATTATACCCCTTCCTACAAGAAGACATGGTTAGCAAAGCAAAGAGCATTGGAGATGATTCATGGAAACTGGGAAGAATCATATGCCAAACTGCCAAAACTTTTTGGAGCTTTGCAATCTTGTGTTCCCAGGACTGTGGTCGCTACTCAAACAGAATCCTTGTATGAGGGGGGAGAAATAGTATCGGGCAAAAGATTGTTTAAACATGTCTTTTGGTCATTTGGTCCATGCATTAATGGTTTTGCATATTGTAAACTCATAgtacaagtagatggtacatgGTTTTACGGGAAGTATACTGACACACTGTTGATAGCTACTGCACAAGACGGAGCTAACCATATCTTCCCGAATGCCTATGCCATTGTAGAAGGGGAGACAACTTCAGCTTGGGgtttttttctaaagaatttgAAAAGACATGTTACTCCGcaaattaacatttctcttatTTCAGACCGAAACCCCTCAATTATAAGTgcctacaacaacccaagtaactTATAGGTCCAGGACACATCCCATTTCTTTTGCCTGTGCCACATTGGACAAAACTTTCTTCGCGGTAACTCAAACTGCAAACATTTAAAGAAACCACTCATGTTGGCTAGtgagaatctattttatttattcgttataattttctttcaatcaaattttataacataatacattgattgaatatttacaGGTTACGCATACACGGAGAAGATGCACTGGCGACATCTTGGGGATACTCGTGCGAATAAGCCAAGTGCAGCTGAATGGTTTGATCAATTACCCAAACAAAAATGGGTACAATGCTTCGATGAGGGGAAACGTTGGGGACATATGACTACCAATTTGTCGGAGTCTGTTAATTCCATGTTCAAAAACACAAGACATTTGCCGTCAGTGTCATCGTTGGTTGAGGAGACGTATTTCAAGACCGCACAACTCTTTGCTAATAGAGGTTGACAAACTCAGACAATGATCAACTTCGGCTCACAATATTTTGAAGTCATCTTCGATGCAATGAATAGCGGTCAACAAGAATCTAATACACACATTGTAAATGAATTCGACAGACACAATCACACTTTTATTATAACAGAGACTCAATCCCCACTTGAAACACCCAGACCACCTGAAAGGTTTAGAGTAATGTTACAATCCCAAAAGTGTGATTGTGGTGAATATCAGGCTAAACATTTACCATGTTCTCACGTCATGGCTGCCTGCAAATCTGTCAATGTTGATCCCATGACCTATGTGCCGATGTTATTCACTTTACAACATATTTTGCACATCTATGACAACTCCTTTGGTTTACTGTCACACGAATCAATGTGGCAAGAATATGAAGGAGATCAGCGGGGTCCTAATCCAAGGAGAAAGAGGACTGCAAAGGGTCGTCCCGTTTCAACTCACATTCCCACTGAGATGGACGAAGACGAAAATGAACGAgcaagtagaaaaaaatatggACTTTGCCGACAAGATGACCATAGCAGAAACAATTGTCCTAATATATCCTGaacttaaatttttctttagccaaatgtcattgtttaaatattttattgataatgcagtataatattcttttataaataaattgttaaaagttttagttttatcatttttaattaaatttaatgacataaacaaactaattatatttagtaaaataattaaatttaatatatatatatttttttccaaaatatatattattatacaaaattcagattttaaaacaaatattcaaccaaaaatatctcaaataaattaaataatgtaaaaaatagttaaattctATAATAtcaatttgttaataaaaaattaatttaatcaatattaaaaaaataatttagtaattaaataatttaaaaagtaattaaaaatatttttatataatataatatttaatttgaaaaaaggaCACGAAGGGAAATCAAGGTGCCCAAACTCGACTCCCCTATAAGAAATAAAACAGGTGTAGTTGGGGAAATTTTTCTCAAAGTGGTGTACTTTGGGAATTTGCTGGAGAGAGAAGGTGTACATTGGTCAAAAAGCATAAAACATCATCTAGTACATGGAATGAAGAGTTCCCCCCAACTAGCAGTAGTGTTACTGATAGGTGGAAATTAGATTAGAGGGATTGGTAGGTGGAAACTAGTCAATTACTTGTGAATGGCAGCAGTTAGGCAATTAGTCCATTAGTCCATTACTTAGCAATAAGGGATTGGTTACAAATAGGTCCAAATTGGATTAGAGGGATTAATTAAGTGAATTTGATATTTACAACTTTGCATGTGAAAGGAGAAATTCCTTAAAAGgcataagacatgcaaaagTAGGTAATATAAACTCATTACTACAAACTACCGACACAAATCGAAAATCCAAAATGACCAACTACTGCACTACTACATTTCACATAATCCccattgaaatgcaaaaaataaaaaataaaaattaacagcttcatattacataaaaagataaacaaaaatcaaagctTCTTTCACAAAACACACAATGTATCTTACCTTATGGAACCAACTTTGTTGATAAACCAAATAATAGTTTGCTTTTGagggataaaaggaaaaatgaaaataacaaaactaacaCGCACAATAGTACAAGACAACAACACCAGCCTTTGCATTATGCacaaaaactataaaaactagAATGTTATAAACCTTACCTTTAATGGAATGCAACTTCATGATAATGTGTGGCCGACACATAGTAGACAACCAACAACAACTAACAGCCTGAGACGACAACAAAGAGGAATCAATGAATGAAGGAATATAAGCAATGCAAATGAAGGGATACACAAACATTACGTAATTGTGGCCTGGCCTTTGTCGGCGGCGAGTGCAAACGGAAGAAGAAGCAACGACGAACCTCTTTGTCGGAGATGATGCTCTCTGTAGCTAGCTAGGGCACGTAGTTGTGAGTAAGTTCTATGGTAATTTCGAGCTTGCAATTGCTAGGGCGCGCCAAAGTTAGAGAAAGGAACAAGCACGTGCTCGCCACGTGCTACCATCTAGGATACAAAGATGGGTCCTAAATGGAACATGAGGTGTCTGCCACGTGTGCCCACCAAACATACAAAGATGGGTCTGAGGATAAGACCGTCTTTGTATTTTAAAGCCTCAAATCACGTGGCCTCCACGTGAAACTACCATGAATACAAAGATGGGTCTCCCGACAAGACCGTCTTTGTAGCCTACTAATGAAAATGATGACGTGTTTGCACCTTAATGATACAAAGATGGGCCTGAGGATAAGACCGTCTTTGTATTTTAAAGCCTCAAATTACGTGGCCTCCACGTGAAACCACCAACAATACAAAGACGGGTTTTCCCAAGAGACCTTCTTTGTATCTTAATGACGAAAATGATGACACGTTTGCACTTTAATGATACAAAGATGGGTTTGAGGATAAGACCGTCTTTGTATTTTAAAGCCTCAAATCACGTGGCCTCCACGTGAAACCACCAAAAATACAAAGATGGGTCTTCCCAAAAGGCCGTCTTTGTATCCTAATGACGAAAATGATGACGTGTTTGCACCTTAATAATACAAAGATGGGTCTGTCGATAAGACCATCTTTGTATTTTAAAGCCTCAAATCACGTGGCTGCCACGTGAAACTACTAACGATACAAAGACGGTCTCACCACACCACCGTCTTTGTATAGTTCTCGGCCCACTCACGTGTTTGCCATGTGTAACCATTAACGATACAAAGACGGTTCTCACCACAAGACCGTCTTTGTATGTTAGTCACGTAATTACAAATTGCCACGCGCGACTGCATGTCAACGATGGGTATCAGCAAACGATGTCGTTCTCATGCTCTTAATTACAAACATGCCACCACCTcaccttctaagacggttgtctACAACCGTCGTTGAATCCGCGATGTAGAATGTTGCTTTTGTAATAGTGACCCCTAATTTTGTTGAGGTTTGActtgtcaaaaaataaaaatccctaATTTATTGATCACAATTTCTTGCCAAGAACTAGCGATGTTGGTTGCAAGGTTGAAACTGAGGTTCTGGAATTTGATAATTGTTGAAATTTAGGTTCAGGAATGTTTCTTGATTTCtcctagtttttttttggaGGAAGGTAGCTAGGTGTGGATTGCTTTCGTCAAAGATGATGACAAGATGCAAATGACTTTGTCGGATGCAAGTTTTGTGGTGGCTACGACGTCGGGTTTGAGAAGGTGTAAAGAGGATTAATAAGAAAGGGTTAAAGAGTAATTTTCTTTCCAATAATGTAAGATAATGTTAGAATTAATAGTCAACACTTAATTTGGACCAAGGGACTaaaatttttgatatttttaaaatataaggattaaatgtctcaattttaaaatgaaaggatcaaaaatataaattctaaaaaataggaggattaaaatttaaggaaaagaaaaaaggtatgATTTTGGTAAAAATGCTTTATATCTGGTGTACAATATCTAATGGTTTTGCCTATAACTAATAACATGACTAGTCACTTTTATAGTGAGTCtctctttttaataatttttttacatacagAAGGCTCAAATTCAAGATATAGCTTAAGATAATTAAGTCTAGTTTCACTTAATTAATGACTTAATTGGTAATTTTAACATTgagtgaataaataataaataaatgacattGCTTGATAAAGTAGATGAGTTGCCATCCAAAAAAGGTAATTTTTTCAACCCAAAATGCAAGGtatttatgtaaatattaaattaaaaacaattgaatttataattgtaatttaaaaaaatttcccaaacctttttaaataataacttaCCGTCTGAATTAAACAAGTTTTAAAGATTTTGATAGTTTTAGAACTTTACTATGCAAtcaaaaacctttttaaaaCAGATTTAATAGAACTTCACAATTCAGCTTTAGATAAAACAAAGATAagagcaataaaaaaataaagaaatttatattAGTTTGTCTCAACCATCGAAACTATATATAGTTCTTGACAACTCATCAAGTTTCATTATCTTTTATaaagttacaagtattcttTTTACAAGTTACTTATAACTTAACCCAAATAGTTTTTACACTAGTGTCTCCAAACTAATAACCTAAATATTCTTTGCTACAAAGTCATTTTGGATCTTACAAAGATTAGCAGATTTGTTGAACTAACTATTGTTATCACCTCACAAACGCATATACAAATGAGGCTCACAATCTAACTCTCAAGATGTacaaaatgttttgattttgagGGCTTAAAGTGTCAACATCATATATAGTTATTTTGAATAAGTTGCACACTTATAAAAATTCTGTAATTTGCTGTCAAATGGAATTAGATTATATATAGGCATAATAGTAATCATTTTCTTTGGTTGTGAAGATCACACAAACATCTCTATATCAAAACgtaacacaagaaaattgacTTCCAATTACCAGGAAAACGTGTATGTTTAAACCCATACTTTAATACAATCTACAATTTTTGCACTATTATTTCTCTGATCAATTTGCATTTCATgacattgttttttatatttcttcttcGAACTCTTAACTCCATCCAATTATCATTTCTTCCCTAAACTCAAACTCAAACTCAATTTTCATCCATGGCTAGTTTCTCAATTAACACATATAAAACTAAACACTTGTGCATAATTACATTTTGAGTGTACCACATTTTTGAAGAGCTATCCGGTGATAGAGAATTGGCATGAGATGAGAAGATAAAAGGTCATCTAGAAAATGGAAAGACAAAAGTCAAGTGAGTGGATTTAGTAGTTTAATATAAGTCATtggtgtaaaataaaataaaaggttcaaatattttattactaaagCTAATAAGTTCTGCAAAATTTTCCCATTCAATCTCTATGCAATTCCCGCCCACAACATAGCATTTATTCACGTAAACATTAACAAAAGTCAAGTGAGTGGATTTAGTAGTTTAATATAAGTCATtggtgtaaaataaaataaaaggttcaaatattttattactaatGCTAATAAGTTCTGCAAAATTTTCCCATTCAATCTCTATGCAATTCCCGCCCACAACATAGCATTTATTCACGTAAACATTAACAAAAGCATGCATAAAgctttagtttaaaaattattttattttataagaaaggcACATGTATTAAATGTTTACGTTGTTTATTCAGCACAAAACTATTTGTTTCCCGACAAACTCTTCGATTCCAACTTTAAATCACGCCAAAAATTTATTGCATAGCAAAAATTTATTGCTCCAATTTGAATCAATCACTTTTATTCTCTCCAACCTCTTCTAATCAATGTAATATTTAGGATAAACTACatttagttcctaaattttttagaatttttatttttaatccatgaattttttatttttgttttaatctctGAACTTTTTTTCATCATTACATTTATTGCATGAACTTTTTTTGCATCCTTATTTAATCCTTTTAAGGGACTAAAAgtaaggatgaaaaaaatttaaagaactaaaagtaaggatgataaaaaaaagttaaaggactaaaaagggataagaaaaagtacaagaattaaaaatgaaaaatttaaaaattttaaggattaaaatgataaaaaaaccctaatgtttattattatagtaTTGGGAATGTATAAGACTTTGGTATAATGCAAAGCATTCATGTCAAGCAGTTGTATAAACA encodes the following:
- the LOC102666662 gene encoding uncharacterized protein, producing MTFDEKAQCIRTIKEYNIKNHFDCRTIYSDQRRLNFVCKLHENGCTWSLDACNSKRHKKWIIKSIRGHHTCLVPMLRQDHRQLDKHVIAQIIQPIVKTNPTVSIKTLIAEIKTFMNYTPSYKKTWLAKQRALEMIHGNWEESYAKLPKLFGALQSCVPRTVVATQTESLYEGGEIVSGKRLFKHVFWSFGPCINGFAYCKLIVQVDGTWFYGKYTDTLLIATAQDGANHIFPNAYAIVEGETTSAWGYAYTEKMHWRHLGDTRANKPSAAEWFDQLPKQKWVQCFDEGKRWGHMTTNLSESVNSMFKNTRHLPSVSSLVEETYFKTAQLFANRG
- the LOC102666784 gene encoding uncharacterized protein, producing the protein MINFGSQYFEVIFDAMNSGQQESNTHIVNEFDRHNHTFIITETQSPLETPRPPERFRVMLQSQKCDCGEYQAKHLPCSHVMAACKSVNVDPMTYVPMLFTLQHILHIYDNSFGLLSHESMWQEYEGDQRGPNPRRKRTAKGRPVSTHIPTEMDEDENERASRKKYGLCRQDDHSRNNCPNIS